One window of the Anaeromyxobacter dehalogenans 2CP-C genome contains the following:
- the pdxH gene encoding pyridoxamine 5'-phosphate oxidase, translating to MPLPPSAAPDPIARFRDALARAAAASPHDATAAALATADARGAPSVRMVLVKSADARGFAFFTNRESRKARDLAANPRAALCFHWPALEEQVRVEGAVTPLPDAEADAYFRSRPRESRVGAWASRQSAPLGDRAELEAAVREVEARFPGDEIPRPPFWGGYLVAPERIEFWRSGPGRLHHRTVYVRRGDGWEVGALQP from the coding sequence ATGCCCCTCCCGCCGAGCGCCGCCCCCGACCCCATCGCGCGCTTCCGCGACGCGCTCGCCCGCGCCGCGGCCGCCTCCCCCCACGACGCCACCGCCGCCGCGCTCGCCACCGCGGACGCGCGCGGCGCGCCCTCGGTGCGCATGGTGCTCGTGAAGTCCGCCGACGCGCGCGGCTTCGCGTTCTTCACGAACCGCGAGAGCCGCAAGGCGCGCGACCTCGCCGCGAACCCGCGGGCCGCGCTCTGCTTCCACTGGCCGGCGCTGGAGGAGCAGGTGCGCGTCGAGGGGGCGGTCACGCCGCTCCCCGACGCCGAGGCCGACGCCTACTTCCGCTCGCGCCCGCGCGAGAGCCGCGTGGGCGCCTGGGCGTCCAGGCAGAGCGCGCCGCTCGGCGACCGGGCCGAGCTGGAGGCGGCGGTCCGCGAGGTGGAGGCGCGCTTCCCGGGCGACGAGATCCCGCGCCCGCCGTTCTGGGGCGGCTATCTCGTCGCGCCCGAGCGGATCGAGTTCTGGCGCTCCGGGCCGGGCCGGCTGCACCACCGCACCGTCTACGTGCGGCGCGGCGACGGCTGGGAGGTGGGCGCGCTGCAGCCCTAG
- a CDS encoding YceI family protein, which translates to MKKLLSAALALAPALALAAPSTWTLDASHSNAGFAVKHLVISTVRGTFTTLSGKLVLDEANLAKSTVEATIDVNSIDTQVPDRDAHLKSPDFFDVAKYPTITFKSTKVAKAGKDGLKVTGDLTMHGVTRPVTLDVTASPEVKGMGGETRRGYAATTKVDRKDFGLVWNKMVEAGPAVGDQVTITLDLEVVKDQPKTASK; encoded by the coding sequence ATGAAGAAGCTCCTGTCCGCGGCCCTCGCCCTCGCCCCCGCGCTCGCCCTCGCGGCGCCCAGCACCTGGACGCTCGACGCGTCCCACTCGAACGCGGGCTTCGCCGTGAAGCACCTCGTCATCTCCACCGTGCGCGGCACGTTCACGACGCTCTCCGGCAAGCTGGTGCTGGACGAGGCGAACCTGGCGAAGTCCACGGTCGAGGCCACCATCGACGTGAACAGCATCGACACGCAGGTCCCGGATCGCGACGCGCACCTCAAGTCGCCCGACTTCTTCGACGTCGCGAAGTACCCGACCATCACCTTCAAGTCCACGAAGGTCGCGAAGGCCGGCAAGGACGGCCTGAAGGTCACCGGCGACCTCACCATGCACGGCGTGACCCGCCCGGTGACGCTCGACGTGACCGCGTCGCCCGAGGTGAAGGGCATGGGCGGCGAGACGCGCCGCGGCTACGCCGCGACCACCAAGGTGGATCGCAAGGACTTCGGCCTGGTGTGGAACAAGATGGTCGAGGCCGGCCCCGCGGTGGGCGACCAGGTCACCATCACGCTCGACCTCGAGGTGGTGAAGGACCAGCCGAAGACGGCGTCGAAGTAG
- a CDS encoding HPF/RaiA family ribosome-associated protein translates to MTTQEVTMETPLQLAWIHVEPSEPLAERVREAVRRLERFHGRITGCTVALEAPSRHHRNAGAQYRVRIELRFPGGRAVVGRAPPRSRDRADLYAALNAAFRDVRRQLEDRQRRMDGRVKAHEAPPHGVVARIFHGEGFGFLRTPDDREIYFDARSVLRGGFDRLEIGSPVRFVEEPGEEGPQASTVAPLRRRAAPAAPAQP, encoded by the coding sequence ATGACCACGCAGGAGGTGACCATGGAGACCCCGCTGCAGCTGGCGTGGATTCACGTGGAGCCCTCCGAGCCGCTCGCCGAGCGCGTGCGCGAGGCGGTCCGGCGGCTCGAGCGCTTCCACGGGCGCATCACCGGGTGCACGGTCGCGCTGGAGGCGCCGAGCCGGCACCACCGCAACGCCGGCGCCCAGTACCGGGTCCGCATCGAGCTGAGGTTCCCGGGCGGCCGCGCCGTGGTGGGCCGCGCGCCGCCCAGGAGCCGCGACCGCGCCGACCTGTACGCGGCGCTGAACGCGGCGTTCCGGGACGTGCGGCGCCAGCTCGAGGACCGGCAGCGCCGCATGGACGGCCGCGTGAAGGCGCACGAGGCGCCGCCGCACGGGGTGGTCGCGCGCATCTTCCACGGCGAGGGCTTCGGGTTCCTGCGGACGCCGGACGACCGCGAGATCTACTTCGACGCGCGCAGCGTGCTGCGCGGCGGCTTCGACCGGCTGGAGATCGGCAGCCCGGTGCGGTTCGTGGAGGAGCCGGGCGAGGAGGGGCCGCAGGCGAGCACCGTGGCGCCGCTCCGGCGGCGGGCCGCGCCCGCCGCGCCGGCGCAGCCCTGA
- a CDS encoding adenosine-specific kinase — protein MELAAVRIEKPEDVNVVVGQAHFIKTVEDLHEVLAQSAPALRFGIAFCEASGPRLVRRSGNAPDLVDLAVRNAQAIGAGHAFVVLLREGFPVSVLNALKAVPEVCAVFCATANDVEVLVAQTATGRGIVGVVDGGAPLGVEAEADEAERKALLRRFGYKL, from the coding sequence ATGGAGCTCGCCGCGGTCCGGATCGAGAAGCCCGAGGACGTGAACGTGGTGGTGGGGCAGGCCCACTTCATCAAGACCGTGGAGGACCTGCACGAGGTCCTGGCCCAGAGCGCGCCCGCGCTGCGCTTCGGGATCGCGTTCTGCGAGGCGTCCGGGCCGCGGCTGGTGCGCCGCTCCGGGAACGCGCCGGACCTGGTGGACCTGGCCGTGCGGAACGCGCAGGCCATCGGCGCGGGCCACGCGTTCGTGGTGCTGCTGCGCGAGGGCTTCCCGGTGAGCGTCCTGAACGCGCTGAAGGCGGTGCCCGAGGTGTGCGCGGTCTTCTGCGCGACCGCGAACGACGTCGAGGTGCTGGTGGCGCAGACCGCGACCGGGCGCGGCATCGTGGGGGTGGTGGACGGCGGCGCGCCGCTCGGCGTCGAGGCCGAGGCCGACGAGGCCGAGCGGAAGGCGCTGCTGCGGCGCTTCGGCTACAAGCTCTGA
- a CDS encoding cupin domain-containing protein yields MPDATEHRVLVRAAERGAAHTTGHPYDPRAEVHGWMLSRATGLGRVAVNLAWLEPGKESAVYHLHHREEEWAYVLEGRGVVELDGTDHPIAAGDFVALPPGVAHQVRNDSTDARLWLLEGGEVIPDVEVADFPKLGRRLVRTGTRHAVYPLDAEVPFLPPDAEPPRELFGLPPPGARPRLLVRAGERGEARPYSHPQNPRSEVRLQWLSRPALKRISAGIAAVPAGRESFVKHVHRHDEEWMYVLSGRGVALLGDREEPIVPGDFLGFRPGGEPHNLRAAADAELVYLQGGDAWSRDTIEIVDMPELGLRKTFVGTRSAMTFPVDAALEGET; encoded by the coding sequence ATGCCCGACGCCACCGAGCACCGCGTCCTCGTTCGCGCCGCCGAGCGCGGCGCCGCCCACACCACCGGCCACCCGTACGACCCTCGCGCCGAGGTGCACGGCTGGATGCTCTCGCGCGCGACCGGGCTCGGCCGCGTGGCGGTGAACCTCGCCTGGCTCGAGCCCGGCAAGGAGAGCGCCGTCTACCACCTGCACCACCGCGAGGAGGAGTGGGCGTACGTGCTCGAGGGGCGAGGCGTCGTCGAGCTGGACGGGACCGATCACCCCATCGCCGCGGGGGACTTCGTCGCGCTCCCGCCCGGCGTGGCGCACCAGGTCCGCAACGACTCGACGGACGCGCGGCTCTGGCTGCTCGAGGGCGGCGAGGTGATCCCGGACGTGGAGGTGGCCGACTTCCCGAAGCTCGGGCGGCGCCTGGTCCGCACCGGGACGCGCCACGCGGTGTACCCGCTCGACGCCGAGGTGCCCTTCCTGCCGCCGGACGCCGAGCCGCCGCGCGAGCTGTTCGGGCTGCCGCCGCCCGGTGCCCGGCCGCGGTTGCTCGTGCGCGCGGGCGAGCGGGGCGAGGCGCGGCCGTACTCGCACCCGCAGAACCCGCGCTCCGAGGTCCGCCTGCAGTGGCTCTCGCGCCCCGCGCTGAAGCGCATCTCGGCCGGGATCGCGGCCGTGCCGGCCGGGCGGGAGTCGTTCGTGAAGCACGTGCACCGCCACGACGAGGAGTGGATGTACGTGCTCTCCGGCCGCGGCGTCGCGCTCCTCGGCGATCGCGAGGAGCCCATCGTCCCGGGCGACTTCCTCGGCTTCCGGCCCGGCGGCGAGCCGCACAACCTCCGCGCGGCAGCGGACGCCGAGCTGGTGTACCTGCAGGGCGGCGACGCCTGGTCGCGCGACACCATCGAGATCGTGGACATGCCCGAGCTCGGCCTGCGCAAGACGTTCGTGGGGACGCGCAGCGCCATGACCTTCCCGGTGGACGCCGCGCTGGAGGGGGAGACCTAG
- a CDS encoding class I SAM-dependent methyltransferase has translation MADQLRHPEEIHRSEAAFFDAQAATLERAGWRLDPAVVARYRRPARFWFNKEYRFRRLGEVRGLRILDVGCGLGDNAILLASHGARVTAVDISARSIELARRRAAQAGLAEPPEFVCAPLERAGLPDGAFDVIWGDGVLHHVLHDLDGVLERLARAARRDARFLFSEPVDRVPGLRRLRLMLPVPPDGTPDERPLREAELRRIRRWVPDLRIRPFSFAGRLNRFVLPGGAFESAGPLRRAAADGLCLADWLALAVPGLARLGGMAVLEGHLRPPAASVARHAPGDEGALRADAGG, from the coding sequence ATGGCAGATCAGCTGCGTCACCCCGAGGAGATCCACCGCTCCGAGGCAGCGTTCTTCGACGCGCAGGCGGCGACGCTCGAGCGCGCCGGGTGGCGGCTCGACCCGGCGGTGGTCGCGCGGTACCGCCGGCCCGCCCGCTTCTGGTTCAACAAGGAGTACCGCTTCCGCCGGCTCGGCGAGGTGCGCGGGCTGCGCATCCTCGACGTGGGGTGCGGGCTCGGGGACAACGCCATCCTGCTCGCCTCCCACGGGGCGCGCGTCACCGCCGTGGACATCTCCGCCCGGTCCATCGAGCTGGCACGGCGGCGGGCCGCGCAGGCCGGCCTGGCCGAGCCGCCCGAGTTCGTGTGCGCGCCGCTGGAGCGCGCGGGGCTGCCCGACGGGGCGTTCGACGTGATCTGGGGCGACGGCGTCCTGCACCACGTGCTGCACGACCTCGACGGCGTGCTGGAGCGCCTGGCCCGGGCGGCGCGCCGGGACGCGCGCTTCCTGTTCTCGGAGCCGGTCGATCGCGTGCCCGGCCTGCGGCGGCTGCGCCTCATGCTGCCGGTGCCGCCGGACGGGACGCCCGACGAGCGGCCGCTCCGGGAGGCGGAGCTGCGCCGCATCCGCCGGTGGGTGCCGGACCTGCGCATCCGGCCGTTCTCCTTCGCCGGGCGGCTGAACCGGTTCGTGCTCCCCGGCGGCGCCTTCGAGTCGGCGGGCCCGCTGCGCCGCGCCGCCGCCGACGGCCTCTGCCTCGCCGACTGGCTGGCGCTCGCCGTGCCCGGCCTCGCGCGGCTGGGCGGGATGGCGGTGCTGGAGGGGCACCTGCGGCCCCCGGCGGCGAGCGTGGCGCGGCACGCGCCCGGGGACGAGGGAGCGCTCCGGGCGGACGCCGGGGGATAG
- a CDS encoding YciI-like protein, whose product MYFALLYETVPDYVQRRAAFRAEHLAAAQQARQEGRLLLAGAFDPPDGALLVFKAASAEEVEAFARADPYVRNGLVTSWRVRPWTVVVGGEG is encoded by the coding sequence ATGTACTTCGCGCTCCTGTACGAGACGGTCCCCGACTACGTCCAGCGCCGGGCGGCGTTCCGCGCCGAGCACCTCGCGGCGGCCCAGCAGGCCCGGCAGGAGGGACGGCTCCTCCTCGCCGGCGCGTTCGATCCGCCCGACGGCGCGCTCCTCGTGTTCAAGGCCGCGAGCGCCGAGGAGGTCGAGGCGTTCGCGCGCGCCGACCCGTACGTGCGGAACGGCCTGGTCACGTCGTGGCGCGTCCGGCCGTGGACGGTGGTGGTGGGCGGGGAGGGGTAG
- a CDS encoding tyrosine-type recombinase/integrase, giving the protein MVTIRKWKKNGKEGWEVDIRVTMPDGTRMRERVKSPVTSKSGTLKWAQARETEILVRGPARKEEEPEAKEVPTLAQFWPDFVEGYVNANRGKFSAQRARESIFKHHLAPWHDLPLSAITDEEVQKLKGRLANRSAKTTNNVLVCLSVILKTAVEWKRLPALPCRIRLVKVPKNVKPDFYDEGQLAQLVAAASENTGDLVTVLLGADAGLRRGETIGLEWPDIDFQAGTLTVRRAVYRGVVGTTKGNAERVVPLTERLRDALLAHRHLAGRRVLTGATDESIRSVMERLSRHAGLPAGTRMKRGKEVPRWAGLYHKLRHTFCTRLAMAGVPPRTIQALAGHVSIETTMRYMHVSARAPVEAIRALDAARGDVGETGTASEKIVKQIAQ; this is encoded by the coding sequence ATGGTGACGATCAGGAAGTGGAAGAAGAACGGGAAGGAAGGTTGGGAGGTGGACATTCGCGTGACCATGCCGGACGGGACCCGCATGCGCGAGCGCGTGAAGTCTCCGGTCACGTCGAAGTCGGGCACGCTCAAGTGGGCGCAGGCGCGGGAAACTGAAATCCTCGTCCGCGGGCCAGCGCGCAAGGAGGAGGAGCCCGAGGCCAAGGAGGTGCCGACGCTCGCGCAGTTCTGGCCCGACTTCGTGGAGGGCTACGTCAACGCGAACCGCGGGAAGTTCTCTGCGCAGCGGGCGAGGGAGTCGATCTTCAAGCATCACCTCGCCCCCTGGCACGACCTGCCGCTGTCCGCCATCACCGACGAGGAGGTGCAGAAGCTCAAGGGGCGACTGGCCAACAGGTCGGCCAAGACCACGAACAACGTGCTCGTGTGCCTGTCGGTCATCCTCAAGACCGCGGTGGAGTGGAAGCGGCTCCCAGCCCTACCCTGCCGTATCCGGCTGGTGAAGGTGCCCAAGAACGTGAAGCCGGACTTCTACGACGAGGGCCAGCTCGCCCAACTCGTGGCGGCTGCGTCGGAGAACACGGGCGACCTCGTCACGGTGCTTCTCGGTGCTGACGCCGGGCTGCGTCGCGGCGAGACCATCGGCCTGGAGTGGCCGGACATCGACTTCCAGGCCGGGACGCTGACGGTGCGGCGGGCGGTGTACCGGGGCGTCGTCGGGACGACGAAGGGCAACGCCGAGCGCGTCGTCCCGCTGACCGAGCGGCTGCGCGACGCGCTACTGGCGCACCGCCATCTCGCCGGCCGGCGCGTCCTCACGGGCGCGACGGACGAGTCCATCCGGTCGGTGATGGAGCGGCTGAGCCGACACGCGGGCCTGCCGGCGGGAACGAGGATGAAGCGGGGCAAGGAGGTGCCGCGCTGGGCCGGGCTGTACCACAAGCTGCGTCACACCTTCTGCACGCGGCTCGCCATGGCTGGGGTGCCGCCCAGGACGATTCAGGCGCTCGCCGGTCACGTCTCCATCGAGACGACCATGCGGTACATGCACGTCAGCGCGCGGGCGCCTGTGGAGGCCATCCGGGCGCTCGACGCAGCCCGGGGAGACGTGGGGGAGACGGGCACTGCCTCAGAGAAAATCGTGAAGCAGATCGCGCAGTAA
- a CDS encoding helix-turn-helix domain-containing protein, whose protein sequence is MSAAEKLLPVALSMANEPMRTPEWMTAAEAASYLRLPSVKALYTRVARGQVKALRLGRRMRFRRRDLDALMRP, encoded by the coding sequence GTGAGCGCGGCCGAGAAGCTCTTGCCGGTGGCCCTGAGCATGGCGAACGAGCCGATGCGCACGCCCGAGTGGATGACTGCCGCGGAGGCGGCAAGCTACCTGCGCCTGCCTTCCGTGAAGGCGCTCTACACCCGGGTCGCGCGAGGCCAGGTCAAGGCGCTGCGGCTCGGGCGCCGGATGCGGTTCCGGCGCCGCGACCTCGACGCGCTCATGCGCCCGTAG
- a CDS encoding recombinase family protein: MNTARPLRAAVYHRVSTLDQNPALARDELRAAAGRLGAELVLDIEETGSGARNDRPGLQRLMDAARRGKLDTVLVWKLDRFGRSALDVLANIRDLDAAGVRFIATTQGIDIRPGGDAMSRLILGVLASVAEFERDLIRERTRLGMVKARQVGKQIGRPQVPRPDSAEVARLRAAGKSWREISDALGCTVWAARSAA, encoded by the coding sequence ATGAACACCGCCCGCCCGCTCCGCGCCGCCGTCTACCACCGCGTCTCGACGCTCGACCAGAACCCGGCGCTCGCGCGTGACGAGCTGCGCGCGGCCGCTGGTCGCCTCGGCGCCGAGCTGGTCCTCGACATCGAGGAGACGGGCAGTGGGGCCAGGAACGACCGGCCGGGCCTCCAGAGGCTCATGGACGCGGCGCGACGCGGGAAGCTCGACACCGTGCTTGTGTGGAAGCTCGATCGCTTCGGCCGCAGCGCCCTCGACGTCCTCGCGAACATCCGCGACCTCGACGCGGCGGGCGTCCGCTTCATCGCGACCACGCAGGGCATCGACATTCGACCTGGCGGCGACGCCATGAGCCGCCTGATCCTCGGCGTGCTGGCCTCGGTCGCAGAGTTTGAGCGCGACCTGATCAGAGAGCGGACGCGGCTCGGGATGGTGAAGGCGCGGCAGGTCGGGAAGCAGATCGGGCGCCCACAGGTGCCGCGGCCTGACAGTGCCGAGGTCGCGCGTCTCCGCGCGGCGGGGAAGTCGTGGCGCGAGATCTCGGACGCGCTCGGCTGTACCGTGTGGGCGGCGCGGTCGGCCGCGTGA
- a CDS encoding response regulator, with the protein MLGHRAEIAYDGPAAVEKARARPPDVVLCDLGLPGMSGYAVAEAIRAAGLSGVQLVAVSGYAQPEDVKRALDAGFDAHLAKPADLDVIEKLLA; encoded by the coding sequence ATGCTCGGCCACCGCGCGGAGATCGCGTACGACGGGCCGGCGGCGGTGGAGAAGGCGCGCGCCCGCCCGCCGGACGTCGTCCTCTGCGACCTGGGGCTGCCGGGCATGAGCGGCTACGCGGTCGCGGAGGCGATCCGGGCGGCGGGCCTGAGCGGGGTCCAGCTCGTCGCGGTGTCCGGCTACGCGCAGCCCGAGGACGTGAAGCGGGCCTTGGACGCCGGGTTCGACGCGCACCTCGCGAAGCCGGCCGATCTGGACGTGATCGAGAAGCTCCTCGCCTAG